Proteins encoded in a region of the Marinomonas maritima genome:
- a CDS encoding LysR substrate-binding domain-containing protein gives MSSNRLLPPLKSLQAFRYAAQSLSFKQAAEHLFVTQAAVSQQIKTLEQSLGVELFERHTRQVVLTSEGQYLFEYVEKAFALLEDGVKGVTEDPNPNTLVISSVPSFSSRWLVSRLGRFQALEPNINLRLSPSIGLSTFIDSDLDVCIRLGRGQYTGLQSQLLFKEYLVLVCHPSLINMNESVKEQLMNIPIITDTGPDVQHVWPVLQRFLDLYDMPMKSHLHVADSTSLVEALLSQQGLAMMRYGLVYELIEKGQLICPLPIYMKSQYDFYLVAPSPHFKYQKVKAFKQWIEREVKEVDSSWQAYLKNNPEMEEVIV, from the coding sequence ATGTCTTCTAATCGTCTTTTGCCGCCACTGAAATCACTGCAAGCGTTTCGTTATGCTGCACAAAGCTTAAGTTTTAAGCAGGCGGCGGAGCATCTTTTTGTGACGCAAGCGGCGGTGAGTCAGCAAATTAAAACCTTGGAGCAATCGCTAGGAGTAGAACTGTTTGAGCGACACACTCGCCAAGTGGTGTTGACGTCGGAAGGACAATATTTGTTCGAGTACGTGGAGAAGGCGTTTGCATTATTAGAAGACGGAGTGAAAGGTGTAACCGAAGACCCTAATCCCAATACCTTGGTGATCAGTTCTGTGCCGTCTTTTTCGAGTCGCTGGCTGGTCTCAAGGTTGGGACGTTTTCAGGCACTAGAGCCAAACATAAACCTTCGGCTTAGCCCAAGTATTGGGTTATCGACCTTTATCGACAGTGATTTAGATGTGTGCATTCGCTTGGGACGAGGGCAGTACACAGGGTTGCAGTCGCAGCTTTTGTTTAAGGAATATTTGGTGCTCGTTTGCCATCCATCTTTGATCAATATGAATGAATCAGTGAAAGAGCAATTAATGAATATTCCTATCATTACGGATACAGGACCTGATGTGCAGCATGTGTGGCCAGTGTTACAGCGGTTTTTAGACCTTTACGATATGCCGATGAAATCGCATTTGCATGTGGCGGATTCGACGTCGTTGGTTGAAGCACTGTTGTCTCAACAAGGGCTTGCCATGATGCGTTATGGCTTGGTGTACGAGCTGATAGAAAAGGGTCAGTTGATTTGTCCGTTGCCCATTTATATGAAGTCACAATACGATTTTTATCTTGTGGCCCCGTCTCCTCATTTCAAATACCAAAAAGTGAAAGCCTTTAAACAATGGATTGAGCGCGAAGTGAAAGAGGTCGATTCCTCATGGCAAGCGTATTTAAAGAATAATCCTGAGATGGAAGAGGTGATCGTTTAG
- a CDS encoding DUF1127 domain-containing protein, whose product MKNCTSEEINNLENSQIEIANNCKNALAKLKTNTWKQRLAKIAHNWRTRSRLSRLDDAQLKDIGLTAADVDHEVNKSLWK is encoded by the coding sequence ATGAAAAACTGCACTTCAGAAGAAATAAACAACCTCGAAAACAGCCAAATTGAAATAGCTAACAACTGTAAAAACGCATTAGCTAAACTAAAAACAAACACATGGAAACAACGCCTAGCCAAAATAGCTCATAACTGGCGTACAAGAAGTAGATTGAGCCGCCTAGACGACGCACAACTCAAAGACATCGGCCTAACCGCCGCAGACGTGGATCATGAAGTGAATAAGTCTCTGTGGAAGTGA